From one Streptomyces sp. R41 genomic stretch:
- a CDS encoding XdhC family protein, which yields MLNIADTLHRWCREERPFALATVVDVTGSAPLPIGTSVAVDEDGNAIGSISGGCVEGAVYELCRQVLRDRGIPQRAWFGYSDDDAFAVGLTCGGELDVLVQRVDPAAQPHLGAALAEAVEGRPAAVAQVVDGPGGLLGATLSVLGDSWIADRALGDGPTGRAVGDRATAQLRSGSTGLVSLGGDADTCPEQLTVLVHAATTRPRMLIFGAIDFAAALAQAGRFLGYHVTVCDARPVFATEARFPYADEVVVDWPHRYLAQTTVDARTAVCVLTHDAKFDIPLLQLALELPVGYVGAMGSRRTHDERLRRLREVGVTDGQLAQLRSPIGLDLGARTPEETAISITAEIIAHANRRTGLPLARVSGPIHRVSGAASDIHEVCDFL from the coding sequence ATGCTGAACATCGCGGACACACTGCACCGCTGGTGCCGCGAGGAACGCCCCTTCGCGCTCGCCACCGTCGTCGACGTCACCGGCAGCGCACCCTTGCCCATCGGTACGTCGGTGGCGGTGGACGAGGATGGCAACGCCATCGGCAGCATCTCCGGTGGCTGTGTCGAGGGGGCGGTATACGAGCTGTGTCGGCAGGTGCTGCGGGACCGAGGCATCCCCCAGCGCGCGTGGTTTGGCTACTCCGACGACGACGCTTTCGCCGTGGGCCTGACCTGCGGCGGGGAACTCGACGTACTTGTGCAGCGTGTCGACCCGGCCGCCCAGCCGCATCTCGGCGCGGCGCTTGCCGAGGCGGTCGAGGGACGGCCCGCCGCAGTCGCCCAGGTCGTGGACGGGCCCGGGGGATTGCTCGGCGCCACTTTGAGCGTCCTCGGCGACAGCTGGATCGCCGACCGCGCGCTCGGCGACGGGCCGACCGGCCGGGCCGTGGGAGACCGCGCCACCGCCCAACTCCGCAGCGGAAGCACCGGACTTGTCTCTCTCGGCGGAGACGCCGACACCTGCCCCGAGCAGCTCACTGTCCTCGTCCACGCGGCCACCACCCGTCCCCGCATGCTCATCTTCGGCGCCATCGACTTCGCCGCCGCCCTCGCCCAGGCCGGCCGCTTCCTCGGCTACCACGTCACCGTGTGCGACGCCCGCCCCGTCTTCGCCACCGAAGCCCGTTTCCCGTACGCCGACGAGGTGGTCGTCGACTGGCCCCACCGCTATCTGGCACAGACGACCGTGGACGCCCGGACCGCCGTCTGCGTCCTGACCCACGACGCCAAGTTCGACATCCCCCTGCTCCAGCTCGCCCTCGAACTGCCCGTCGGCTACGTCGGCGCGATGGGCTCCCGCCGCACCCACGACGAACGTCTGCGCCGTCTGCGTGAAGTAGGGGTCACGGACGGGCAGTTGGCCCAGCTGCGCTCCCCGATCGGCCTCGACCTCGGTGCCCGCACCCCCGAGGAGACGGCCATCTCCATCACCGCCGAGATCATCGCCCACGCCAACCGGAGGACCGGCCTGCCCTTGGCTCGGGTCAGCGGCCCGATCCACCGCGTTTCCGGCGCTGCTTCAGACATTCATGAGGTGTGCGATTTTCTGTGA
- a CDS encoding TetR family transcriptional regulator, with protein sequence MASRSSVTDATSDRIISAATAEFARHGIAGARVERIAKAARTSKERVYAYFRSKEALYRFVVGRELAAMAEAVPLDPADLPGYAGRMHDHAIRHPERHRLMMWGQLELPAGETPPDDPFQESLRRKIEQLRKAQDAGHLDPAWEPEDILVFVSQLALSWAGQTDLAPLGEKRDAFLATRRAAIVAAVQRLFPATA encoded by the coding sequence ATGGCCTCCCGTAGCAGCGTCACCGACGCCACCAGTGACCGCATCATTTCCGCGGCCACCGCCGAATTCGCCCGCCACGGCATCGCGGGAGCGCGGGTCGAGCGGATCGCCAAGGCAGCGCGTACCAGCAAAGAACGCGTCTATGCGTACTTCCGCAGCAAGGAGGCGCTCTACCGGTTCGTCGTCGGCCGGGAGCTCGCGGCCATGGCCGAAGCCGTTCCCCTGGATCCCGCCGACCTTCCGGGCTACGCCGGCCGCATGCATGACCACGCCATCCGCCACCCCGAACGCCACCGGCTGATGATGTGGGGCCAACTGGAACTTCCGGCCGGGGAGACTCCCCCCGATGACCCGTTCCAGGAGTCCCTGCGCCGCAAGATCGAGCAGCTGCGCAAAGCACAGGACGCCGGCCACCTCGATCCCGCATGGGAGCCCGAGGACATCCTGGTGTTCGTCAGTCAGCTGGCTCTGTCGTGGGCCGGCCAGACCGACCTCGCCCCCCTCGGCGAGAAACGCGACGCCTTCCTGGCGACCCGCCGGGCAGCCATCGTCGCCGCCGTCCAGCGCCTCTTCCCTGCGACGGCATGA
- a CDS encoding (2Fe-2S)-binding protein: MSADLSESAVPPSTESGESPSGPSRRTVIATGVVVGGAVVAGGTFLAGSEEATAAEAAPSSRVSLTVNGTRRTVTVDNRTSLLDLLREHLDLTGSKKGCNAGACGACTVLVDGQRVNSCLTLAVRLEGADVTTIEGLAKGDQLHPLQQAFIDEDAFQCGYCTPGQIMSGVACIQEGHTNSPEEIREYMSGNVCRCGCYVKIVRAVEQTAGRK; the protein is encoded by the coding sequence ATGTCTGCTGACCTCTCTGAATCCGCAGTTCCACCCTCGACCGAATCGGGTGAGTCCCCCTCGGGGCCCAGCCGACGTACCGTCATCGCCACCGGTGTCGTGGTGGGCGGTGCCGTGGTGGCCGGAGGGACGTTCCTCGCCGGCTCGGAGGAGGCCACCGCCGCGGAGGCGGCGCCCTCCAGCCGGGTCTCCCTCACGGTCAACGGCACCCGCCGCACCGTGACGGTGGACAACCGCACCTCGCTCCTCGACCTGCTGCGCGAGCACCTCGACCTGACCGGCTCCAAGAAGGGCTGCAACGCCGGGGCCTGCGGGGCTTGCACGGTGCTGGTCGACGGTCAGCGGGTCAACTCCTGTCTGACGCTGGCCGTTCGGCTGGAGGGCGCCGACGTCACCACGATCGAGGGCCTGGCCAAGGGCGACCAACTCCACCCGCTGCAGCAGGCGTTCATCGACGAGGACGCCTTCCAGTGCGGGTACTGCACCCCGGGCCAGATCATGTCCGGCGTCGCGTGCATCCAGGAGGGCCACACCAACTCGCCGGAGGAGATCCGGGAGTACATGAGCGGCAACGTCTGCCGCTGTGGCTGCTACGTCAAGATCGTGCGCGCGGTCGAACAGACCGCGGGCCGGAAGTAA
- a CDS encoding aldo/keto reductase has product MQQRNLGRQGLTVSEIGYGAMGTAVGYGPSDDTGSIAAIRRAHELGVTHFDTAEMYGWGEGEKLLGNALAPIRDEVTIATKFGLTPTFAPNSKPEHIREVVENSLRNLNVDVIDVLYQHGPDPSVPIEDVVGVMKEFVDAGKVKYLGLSNTDSDAIRRAHAVHPISVLQHEYSIFAHDSEQFFPVLEELGIGLVAYSPLARGFLSGAVKSREHYDASDFRQMIPWWAPENFDQNLSIVSELTKLAESKGVSLSQLALVWLLAKKDYIVPIPGSRNPERVAQNVAAADLKLTADDLARIDEIAPDGGIGGRGM; this is encoded by the coding sequence ATGCAGCAGCGCAATCTGGGCCGTCAGGGCCTGACCGTCTCCGAGATCGGCTACGGCGCGATGGGCACCGCAGTCGGCTACGGCCCCTCGGACGACACCGGGTCGATCGCCGCGATCCGCCGCGCTCACGAGCTCGGCGTGACCCACTTCGACACCGCGGAGATGTACGGCTGGGGAGAGGGCGAGAAGCTGCTTGGCAACGCTCTGGCCCCGATCCGCGACGAGGTGACGATCGCGACCAAGTTCGGCCTCACCCCGACCTTCGCTCCGAACTCGAAGCCGGAGCACATCCGGGAGGTCGTCGAGAACAGCCTCCGCAACCTGAACGTCGACGTGATCGACGTGCTCTACCAGCACGGCCCCGACCCGAGCGTCCCGATCGAGGACGTGGTCGGTGTGATGAAGGAGTTCGTCGACGCGGGCAAGGTCAAGTACCTCGGTTTGTCCAACACCGACAGCGACGCCATCCGTCGCGCCCACGCGGTGCACCCGATCTCGGTCCTGCAGCACGAGTACTCGATCTTCGCCCACGACTCCGAGCAGTTCTTCCCCGTACTGGAGGAGCTCGGCATCGGCCTGGTCGCCTACTCCCCGCTCGCCCGCGGTTTCCTCAGTGGCGCGGTCAAGTCCCGTGAGCACTACGACGCGAGCGACTTCCGCCAGATGATTCCCTGGTGGGCTCCGGAGAACTTCGACCAGAACCTCTCCATCGTCAGTGAGCTGACCAAGCTCGCGGAGAGCAAGGGCGTCAGCCTGTCCCAGCTCGCCCTGGTCTGGCTGCTGGCGAAGAAGGACTACATCGTCCCGATCCCCGGCTCGCGCAACCCCGAGCGCGTCGCGCAGAACGTCGCGGCCGCCGACCTCAAGCTGACCGCCGACGACCTCGCCCGCATCGACGAGATCGCACCCGACGGCGGCATCGGCGGACGAGGTATGTGA
- a CDS encoding alpha/beta hydrolase, translating to MKKALLSVCLGANSTAVAWTKHPEEFAEIQANVMLQPLEGRSIGEQFSKALGFEGGYDRLDQAVLERTGFHLAEQSPAKYASAITMPTLVAQEHDDVMTIPEAVQAVHDAIPVEVASISPGALLFVVGEHAQSRYFSEDACELAAEPKELYVVPGANHVDLYDRTDLIPFDKLEEFFTKNLA from the coding sequence ATGAAGAAGGCCCTGCTGTCGGTGTGCCTGGGCGCCAACTCCACCGCCGTCGCCTGGACCAAGCACCCCGAGGAGTTCGCCGAGATCCAGGCAAATGTCATGCTCCAGCCGCTGGAGGGCCGTTCCATCGGCGAACAGTTCTCCAAGGCCCTCGGCTTCGAGGGCGGCTACGACCGCCTCGACCAGGCCGTGCTGGAGCGCACCGGCTTCCATCTGGCAGAGCAGTCACCTGCGAAGTACGCCTCCGCCATCACCATGCCCACGCTGGTGGCGCAGGAGCACGACGACGTCATGACCATCCCCGAAGCCGTGCAGGCCGTCCACGACGCCATCCCCGTCGAGGTCGCGTCGATCTCGCCGGGGGCCCTGCTGTTCGTCGTGGGTGAGCACGCGCAGTCGCGCTACTTCAGCGAGGATGCCTGCGAACTCGCCGCGGAGCCGAAGGAGTTGTACGTCGTCCCGGGCGCCAACCACGTGGACCTGTACGACAGGACGGACCTGATCCCGTTCGACAAGCTGGAGGAGTTCTTCACCAAGAACCTCGCGTGA
- a CDS encoding xanthine dehydrogenase family protein molybdopterin-binding subunit, whose protein sequence is MSPQPQAAVGAPLSRVDGRLKVTGKALYAAEHDAEGVMHAVIVDASIGRGRIRSIDTRAAEKHAGVLRVIHHGNAPKLPYRDNAGSNNPAGRRLRVFQDDQVLFHGQPVAVVVATTLEAAQHGASLVKVRYDAEKPSTDITKAEPGEPTPYARGDAEAGLRSSAVRLDLKYEMARNHHNPMEPHATVARWEGNRLAVWDKTQWVMGTHDEIAAVFDLPADAVRVINPFVGGGFGSGLRCWPHTIVAALAARVTRRPVKLVLSRKQMYFGTGFRPAYEYRLRLGSDRRGRLNAAIHDIDHETSSYETFFEAVLGTGQMMYSMPNVRQAYRQVPLDVNTPIWMRGPGFAPASFVIESAMDELAHELGIDPIELRRRNEPAEDESTNEPFSSRRLSECYTVGAREFGWDRRNPKPRSTRDGNLLIGLGMAAGAYDCGRYPGQARARLDADGTAVVEAATTDMGPGTYTSQTQVAADALGLTMRAVTFRLGDSEYPFTSPHGGSSTMASVGSAVVDACNKVRQQAIKLAVEDRESPLYGVNADDVVVRNGRLHDRNNTARGETYKSLLARNDRSHLEANGSYEGPGSERSAYFAYSATFAEVSVDADLGLVRVRKMLGVYDAGRIISPKLAESQAFGGIVGGIGQALLEHTVTDHHDGRIVNSSLADYLVPVNADVPEIRSIYLEGEDNAGNLLGVKGLGEVVQVGVAAAIGNAVFNATGRRIRQLPITAEALL, encoded by the coding sequence GTGAGCCCCCAGCCGCAGGCAGCCGTGGGCGCGCCGCTGTCCCGGGTGGACGGCCGGCTCAAGGTCACCGGCAAGGCCCTGTACGCCGCCGAGCACGACGCCGAAGGTGTGATGCACGCCGTCATCGTCGACGCGAGCATCGGACGTGGCCGCATCAGGTCCATCGACACACGCGCCGCCGAGAAACACGCGGGCGTGCTGCGGGTGATTCACCACGGCAACGCCCCGAAACTGCCCTACCGCGACAACGCCGGGTCCAACAACCCGGCCGGGCGCAGACTTCGGGTCTTCCAGGACGACCAGGTGCTCTTCCACGGCCAGCCGGTCGCCGTCGTGGTGGCCACCACCCTGGAGGCCGCCCAGCACGGCGCCAGCCTGGTCAAGGTCCGCTACGACGCCGAGAAGCCCTCGACCGACATCACCAAGGCCGAGCCGGGCGAGCCGACGCCCTATGCGCGCGGGGATGCGGAAGCAGGGCTGCGCTCCTCGGCCGTACGGCTGGACCTGAAGTACGAAATGGCCCGAAACCATCACAACCCGATGGAGCCGCACGCCACCGTCGCCCGCTGGGAGGGCAACCGGCTGGCGGTGTGGGACAAGACGCAGTGGGTGATGGGCACGCACGACGAGATCGCCGCGGTCTTCGACCTCCCGGCGGACGCGGTGCGGGTCATCAACCCGTTCGTCGGCGGCGGCTTCGGCAGTGGACTGCGCTGCTGGCCACACACCATCGTCGCCGCGCTGGCCGCGCGGGTGACGCGGCGCCCGGTGAAGCTGGTGCTGTCGCGCAAGCAGATGTACTTCGGCACCGGTTTCCGGCCGGCCTACGAGTACCGGCTGCGCCTCGGCAGCGACCGGCGCGGCCGGCTGAACGCCGCGATCCACGACATCGACCACGAGACCTCGTCGTACGAGACGTTCTTCGAGGCCGTCCTGGGCACGGGCCAGATGATGTACAGCATGCCCAACGTCCGCCAGGCGTACCGGCAGGTGCCGTTGGACGTGAACACCCCGATCTGGATGCGCGGGCCCGGCTTCGCCCCCGCGTCGTTCGTGATCGAGTCGGCCATGGACGAGCTCGCGCACGAACTCGGCATCGATCCGATCGAGCTGCGCCGGCGCAACGAACCGGCCGAGGACGAGTCGACGAACGAGCCTTTCTCCTCCCGACGGCTGAGCGAGTGCTACACGGTCGGCGCCCGCGAGTTCGGCTGGGACCGCCGCAACCCCAAGCCGCGCTCCACACGGGACGGGAACCTGCTGATCGGCCTGGGCATGGCCGCCGGGGCCTACGACTGCGGGCGGTATCCGGGGCAGGCCAGGGCGCGGCTGGATGCCGACGGCACGGCGGTCGTGGAGGCGGCCACCACCGACATGGGGCCGGGCACGTACACGTCCCAGACCCAAGTCGCCGCGGACGCCCTCGGGTTGACCATGCGCGCGGTCACGTTCCGGCTGGGGGACTCGGAGTATCCGTTCACCTCGCCGCACGGCGGTTCGTCGACCATGGCCAGTGTCGGCTCGGCCGTCGTCGACGCCTGCAACAAGGTGCGGCAGCAGGCGATCAAGCTGGCCGTGGAGGACCGCGAGTCGCCGCTGTACGGGGTGAACGCGGACGACGTGGTCGTGCGCAACGGCCGACTGCACGACCGGAACAACACGGCGCGCGGAGAGACGTACAAGAGCCTGCTGGCCCGCAATGACCGCTCCCACCTGGAGGCGAACGGTTCTTACGAAGGGCCTGGCTCCGAGCGCTCCGCCTACTTCGCCTACAGCGCGACCTTCGCCGAGGTCTCGGTGGACGCGGACCTGGGGCTGGTGCGGGTGCGCAAGATGCTCGGCGTATACGACGCGGGGCGGATCATCAGCCCCAAGCTCGCCGAGAGCCAGGCGTTCGGCGGGATCGTGGGCGGCATCGGCCAGGCGCTGTTGGAGCACACGGTCACCGACCACCACGACGGGCGGATCGTGAACTCCAGCCTTGCCGACTACCTCGTGCCCGTGAACGCCGACGTCCCCGAGATCAGGTCGATCTACCTGGAGGGCGAGGACAACGCCGGCAACCTGCTGGGCGTCAAGGGACTCGGCGAGGTCGTCCAGGTCGGTGTGGCGGCCGCGATCGGCAACGCGGTCTTCAACGCCACCGGCCGACGGATCCGTCAACTGCCCATCACCGCCGAGGCGTTGCTCTGA
- a CDS encoding xanthine dehydrogenase family protein subunit M, producing the protein MHPFSYTRVSDTREALKAGGAGGRYIAGGTTLVDLMRETVERPEALVDISGLPLREVTVTERGGLRIGALVQMAEAAAHPKVRTLYPVISQALELSASAQLRNMATIGGNIMQRTRCTYFRDVTAACNKREPGSGCAAREGFNRMHAILGTSDACVATHPSDVAVAFAALEATVHLLGPEGARTLPFADFLLRPGTTPNREQALRKGELITAVEIPTLPRPLKSGYLKVRDRQSYEFALTSAAVALHVRDGVIQEAKVAAGGVGTVPWKLPAVEQHLVGERPSESLWTSAAAQAADGARPLQHNGFKVELLKRTVERQLRIVGGTK; encoded by the coding sequence ATGCATCCCTTCTCCTACACCCGCGTCTCCGACACCCGTGAAGCCCTCAAGGCCGGTGGCGCAGGTGGTCGTTACATCGCTGGGGGGACCACGCTGGTAGACCTGATGCGGGAGACCGTCGAGCGACCCGAGGCGCTGGTCGACATCTCCGGCCTGCCGCTCCGCGAAGTCACCGTCACCGAGCGCGGGGGTTTGCGCATCGGAGCGCTGGTGCAGATGGCCGAGGCCGCCGCGCACCCCAAGGTGCGCACGCTGTATCCCGTCATTTCCCAGGCCCTGGAACTGAGCGCGTCCGCCCAGCTGCGGAACATGGCCACCATCGGCGGCAACATCATGCAGCGCACCCGGTGCACCTACTTCCGTGATGTGACCGCTGCCTGCAACAAGCGTGAGCCCGGCTCGGGTTGCGCGGCGCGGGAGGGCTTCAACCGGATGCACGCGATCCTCGGCACCTCCGACGCCTGCGTGGCCACCCACCCTTCCGACGTGGCCGTGGCCTTCGCTGCCCTGGAGGCAACGGTGCATCTCCTCGGCCCAGAGGGCGCGCGCACCCTGCCGTTCGCCGACTTCCTGCTACGGCCCGGCACGACCCCCAACCGTGAACAAGCCCTCAGAAAGGGCGAGTTGATCACGGCTGTGGAGATCCCGACGCTTCCGCGTCCGCTCAAGTCCGGATACCTGAAGGTGCGCGACCGGCAGTCCTACGAGTTCGCCCTGACCTCGGCGGCGGTCGCGTTGCACGTCCGGGACGGGGTGATCCAGGAGGCGAAGGTCGCCGCCGGTGGGGTGGGGACCGTGCCGTGGAAACTGCCCGCCGTCGAGCAGCACCTCGTCGGCGAGCGTCCCTCGGAGTCCCTGTGGACGTCCGCTGCTGCGCAGGCGGCGGACGGCGCCCGTCCCCTTCAGCACAACGGCTTCAAGGTCGAGCTCCTGAAGCGGACCGTCGAACGCCAGCTGCGCATCGTAGGAGGTACGAAGTGA
- a CDS encoding NAD(P)-dependent alcohol dehydrogenase has protein sequence MTTVAAYAAPAAKAPLERTTIERRPVGEFDVLIDIKFAGICHSDIHQVQEGWGTAIFPMVPGHEIAGVVSEVGPGVTKYQVGDRVGVGCFVDSCRECDHCKAGLEQYCTGGGMIQTYNYLDKDGQPTYGGYSEKIVVDENYAVRISDGLALDVAAPLLCAGITLYSPLKHWGAGPGKKVAIVGLGGLGHMGVKIAHALGAEVTVLSQSLRKQGDGLKLGADHYYATSDPKTFEELAGTFDLIVSTVSAPLDFSGYVNLLKIDGALVNVGAPEEPISVNVFPLIMGRRSIAGSAIGSIAETQEMLDFCAEHGFGAEIEVIAASEINEAYERVLASDVRYRFVIDTATI, from the coding sequence ATGACCACCGTTGCTGCTTACGCCGCTCCCGCCGCCAAGGCTCCGCTGGAGCGCACCACCATCGAGCGGCGCCCGGTCGGCGAATTCGACGTGCTGATCGACATCAAGTTCGCCGGTATCTGTCACTCCGACATCCACCAGGTCCAGGAGGGCTGGGGCACCGCCATCTTCCCGATGGTCCCCGGTCACGAGATCGCCGGTGTCGTCTCCGAGGTCGGCCCTGGCGTCACGAAGTACCAGGTCGGCGACCGGGTGGGCGTCGGCTGCTTCGTCGACTCCTGCCGCGAGTGCGACCACTGCAAGGCCGGCCTGGAGCAGTACTGCACCGGCGGCGGCATGATCCAGACGTACAACTATCTCGACAAGGACGGTCAGCCCACCTACGGCGGCTACTCCGAGAAGATCGTCGTCGACGAGAACTACGCCGTCCGCATCTCCGACGGCCTCGCCCTCGACGTGGCCGCCCCGCTGCTGTGCGCGGGCATCACCCTGTACTCCCCGCTCAAGCACTGGGGTGCGGGCCCCGGCAAGAAGGTCGCGATCGTCGGTCTGGGCGGCCTCGGCCACATGGGCGTCAAGATCGCCCACGCGCTCGGCGCCGAGGTCACCGTCCTCTCCCAGTCCCTGCGCAAGCAAGGCGACGGCCTCAAACTGGGCGCCGACCACTACTACGCCACCAGCGACCCGAAGACCTTCGAGGAGCTGGCCGGCACCTTCGACCTGATCGTCTCCACGGTCTCGGCCCCGCTGGACTTCAGCGGGTACGTGAACCTGCTGAAGATCGACGGAGCCCTGGTCAACGTCGGCGCCCCAGAGGAGCCGATCTCCGTCAACGTCTTCCCTCTGATCATGGGCCGCAGGTCGATCGCCGGCTCCGCCATCGGCAGCATCGCCGAGACCCAGGAGATGCTGGACTTCTGCGCCGAGCACGGCTTCGGCGCCGAGATCGAGGTCATCGCCGCGTCCGAGATCAACGAGGCGTACGAGCGGGTGCTGGCGAGCGACGTCCGGTACCGGTTCGTTATCGACACCGCGACGATCTGA